CGAGGATATCCGCTTCGCTCATCGGCTGGTCGTCGGCGTTGAACTGGGCTTGGTAAGCCTTGGCCAGGCGGGCTTCGACCGCTTTGGGCAGGCGGCGGGTGACGAGAAGGCGCGGTAAGGCGGAGGCCATTGTTGTGTTCTACCGTTTGGCTTATTGAGGGCGGGAGCCCAGAGGATTCATATGACCGGGACTAGAAAACATCAGATCAAACGCGGCGCAAGCCTTCTCTTAGGTGTCGCTGCCCTTGCGGCATTAGGCAGCAATGCGTGGGCCGGGGTGAATATCCGGGCGCATCGCGCCGTCTATGACCTGAAACTGGAGCGATCCTCGGAAGGATCGAATATTTCGGGCGCCGACGGACGCATGGTGATGGAACTCACCGGTTCTGCCTGCGACGGCTGGTCGACCAGCTTCCGCCGTGTCATGGAGCTGAGGCCCAGCGAAGGCGAGACCCAGCTCTTCGACAACCAGGTCGCCTCCTGGGAATCGGGCGACGGCTCTTCGCTCCAGATCAATGACAAGCAGTTCATCAACAACCGTCTCGACACCGAGACCAGGCTCAAGGCCGACATCGATGCCGGCAAGGGCGGGCGTGGCGAAATCAGTGAGCCTAAACCGGAGGAGTTTGATCTTCCCGCCGGCGTCCTTTTCCCAATGGCGCATCAGAAGCGGCTGATGGAAGCGGCCGAGCGCGGCGAAACCCGCGACGTCAGCATCCTATATGACGGGGCTTCCGGTTCGAAGGCCTACAAGGTGATCTCCTTCATCGGCAAGCCCAAGGAACCGGGTACCGATGCCAACACCGACAAGGCGCTGAAGGACATGCGGTCCTGGCCGCTCTCCATCACCTTCTACGAATACGACAAGGACACCAAGACGAGCGAGGAACTGCCGGACTATCAGATCAGTTTCCCGTTATATGAGAACGGTGTCGCCGGCAGACTCTCCATCGACTATGGCCAATATGTCATCTCCGGCAATCTGACGTCGCTCGAGATGCTCACCCAGCAGAAATGCGAGTGACCGATCTAATGGTCGTCCCGACGAAAGTCGGGATTCATTAGGCCTTTCCAATCAGGCAGCACTACCCAGGTTTCGCTTATTGAATAGGCCCCGGCTTGCGCCGTGGTGACGCTTTCGGCGTTTCGTTCAACTCCGCATCGAATACAAGGCCGCGGTCGATGGCGTCCTTGCCGAATTTCTCCCGTAGCCGGTCGATTGCCTGCTCGGCCTTGGCGCGGGTCGCGGCACGCTGATCGAGTGTCGCTTCGGCCTGGTCGGGGTCGATCTCGACCAGATGCGATATGCCGACCCCCAGCAGGCGGTAAGCGGTGCCGGTCGCTTCGCGCTTCAGCAGCGGCTGCGCCGCCGTGAATATCCGGTCGGCCAGCAATGTCGGATCCTGGAACGACGCGTTACGGGTACGGATTCTGAAATCGGCCGTCTTGAGCTTGAGCGTGATCGTATGGCCGGCGAGCCTGTCCTTCTTGGCGCGCCGCGACACCCGGTCACTCATCCGCCAGAGGATGCGCTCCAGCGCCCTGTAGTCGCTGATATCCTCATCGAAGGTCGTCTCGGCGCTGATGCTCTTGGTCTCGTCCTCGGTCGACACGGAGCGCGTGTCCTCGCCACGCGAAAGATGATAGAGCCGCGCCCCCAGCGTTCCATAGCGCCGCATCAGATCGCTTTTTTCGCGCGTCTGGAGCTGCGCAATCATGGTGATCCCATCCTTGGCGAGTTGCGCTTGCATGGCCTTGCCGACGCCCCAGATCGCGCCGACGGGACGCGCCGCGAGAAAGGCCAGCGTCTCTGCCTTGCCGATGACCGAGAAGCCCCGGGGCTTGTCGAGATCGGAAGCCATCTTGGCCAGGAACTTGTTGTGCGACAGACCGATCGACACGGTGATGCCGATCTCCTTCTCGATCCGCAGCGCCAGATGCGCGAGCGAATGGGCGGCGCTGCGGCCATGCAGGCGTTCAGTGCCTTTCAGGTCCAGAAACGCCTCATCAATCGACAGCGGCTGGACGAGCGGCGTCAGATCGAGCATCAGGGCGCGCACCTGCTGGCCGACGGCTGCATATTTCGCCATATCGGGACTGATGACCACCGCTTCCGGGCAGAGCTTGCGGGCCGTGAACATCGGCATGGCGGAGCGCACGCCGTGGATGCGCGCGATGTAGCAGGCGGTCGACACGACGCCACGATGCTGGCCGCCGACGATCACCGGCTTGTCAAGCAAGCTCGGATTGTCGCGCTTCTCGATCGCCGCATAGAAGGCGTCGCAGTCAAGATGCGCGGTGGTGAGGGCATGCAACTCGGGGTGACGCGCGAGCCTTGGCGAGCGGCAGGATGCGCAGCGGCGGTCGCCATCGCCCGCCGGCTTGAAGCAATCCCGGCAAAAGGCCGCTGCACCCTGGTCCTGTCCCATGCCGGCATTCTATCCGTCATCATCGCGTTGCGCAGCCGCCTTAAATGGAGTTGACTGGGGCGGGTACGGTCACGCAGTGAGGGGGAAACATGTACAAACTCTACAATGTGAAGAGATGGGGTTCGCTCTCGGCCCATCTGGTGCTCGAAGAGCTTGGCGTTCCCTATCAGAATATCTGGCTGACGCCGGAGCAGGTGAGGGCGCGGGAATTCCGTGAGATCAGTCCCTTGGGACTCATTCCGGCACTGGGACTACCCGATGGGCGGGCCATAACCGAATCGGCCGCCATCGTCGCCTTCCTCACCGACGCGCATCCCGAAGCGGGGCTGGCGCCGCCGATCGGCAGCAACGATCACGCGGTCTATCTGTCGAGCCTCGTCTTGATGGCCACCAATATCTATCCCGCTATCGAGCTCGCTTTCGACGCCAGGGCGCTCGCCGACAGCGAGGAGCAGATCGCCGTCATCCGCCGCAAATCGGTTCAGAGGAGCCTGGACCTGTTCGGGATCATCGAGGCGCGGCTTGCGGAAGATGGACCATTCGTGACGGGCGACAGCTACTCGGCCGCCGATATCTATCTGTTCATGCTAACGATCTGGGGCCATCCCTCAGAACAGGCTGTGCTCAACCGCTATCCCCATATCGCCTCGGTGGTGGCGCATGTGCGGGCACGGCCGCGTCTCAAGGCCGCGCTCGAAGCCCATGGCGCGCTCGAGGCCCGCATCGCCGAGGCGGCTTAAGCGCTGAAGTGATCGTTATCTGGCGCGGGAAAGCGCTTCGGCCGCCAGCGCCGG
This genomic stretch from Nordella sp. HKS 07 harbors:
- a CDS encoding cell envelope integrity EipB family protein — its product is MTGTRKHQIKRGASLLLGVAALAALGSNAWAGVNIRAHRAVYDLKLERSSEGSNISGADGRMVMELTGSACDGWSTSFRRVMELRPSEGETQLFDNQVASWESGDGSSLQINDKQFINNRLDTETRLKADIDAGKGGRGEISEPKPEEFDLPAGVLFPMAHQKRLMEAAERGETRDVSILYDGASGSKAYKVISFIGKPKEPGTDANTDKALKDMRSWPLSITFYEYDKDTKTSEELPDYQISFPLYENGVAGRLSIDYGQYVISGNLTSLEMLTQQKCE
- a CDS encoding DNA polymerase IV is translated as MGQDQGAAAFCRDCFKPAGDGDRRCASCRSPRLARHPELHALTTAHLDCDAFYAAIEKRDNPSLLDKPVIVGGQHRGVVSTACYIARIHGVRSAMPMFTARKLCPEAVVISPDMAKYAAVGQQVRALMLDLTPLVQPLSIDEAFLDLKGTERLHGRSAAHSLAHLALRIEKEIGITVSIGLSHNKFLAKMASDLDKPRGFSVIGKAETLAFLAARPVGAIWGVGKAMQAQLAKDGITMIAQLQTREKSDLMRRYGTLGARLYHLSRGEDTRSVSTEDETKSISAETTFDEDISDYRALERILWRMSDRVSRRAKKDRLAGHTITLKLKTADFRIRTRNASFQDPTLLADRIFTAAQPLLKREATGTAYRLLGVGISHLVEIDPDQAEATLDQRAATRAKAEQAIDRLREKFGKDAIDRGLVFDAELNETPKASPRRKPGPIQ
- a CDS encoding glutathione S-transferase family protein, coding for MYKLYNVKRWGSLSAHLVLEELGVPYQNIWLTPEQVRAREFREISPLGLIPALGLPDGRAITESAAIVAFLTDAHPEAGLAPPIGSNDHAVYLSSLVLMATNIYPAIELAFDARALADSEEQIAVIRRKSVQRSLDLFGIIEARLAEDGPFVTGDSYSAADIYLFMLTIWGHPSEQAVLNRYPHIASVVAHVRARPRLKAALEAHGALEARIAEAA